The genome window TGGGTGGTCAATTAATCTCATTATATCCGGAGAAAATTGTATATGATGTAGGTGGTTTGCCAGGAATCCAAGCCTATGAATTAGCTCAAAGACTTATTGAGCAAGCTAAAATGTTTGGTCCAGATATAAGGGTTAACGAATGGGCCGATATGATAGAAAAAACCAGCGATAACATGTGGATAGTTAAGACTGATAAAGGTTCATATAAAACTAAGACTATTTTCATTGCAGCTGGTATAGGGAAAATAGTACCTTCAAGGTTAGGAGCTAAAGGAGAGATTGAATATGAGAATAAAGGGGTTTATTATACCGTAAGGAGAAAGAAAGACTTTGAAGGCAAGAGAGTATTAGTAGTAGGTGGTGGAGACTCTGCAGTAGACTGGGCATTGACTTTAGCCCCAGTAGCTAAATCCGTTACATTAATACACAGAAGAGATCAATTTAGAGCTCATGAGAGAAGTGTAAAGGAGCTCTTTAGGGTTGCTAAGGTCTACGTTTGGCACGAACTAAAAGAAGTTAAGGGGGATGGTAACAAGGTTACTCAGGCTATAATATTTGACAATAGGACGAAGGAGGAGAAAGTATTGGATGTGGATAGTGTAATTATAAGTATAGGATACAAAGGTGATCTTGGTAATATTCCTAAATGGGGAGTAAATATGAAAGGAAGAGATATAATTGTTAACGGTAGAATGGAAACCAACTTACCAGGTGTTTATGCTGGAGGAGATATTGTACAGCTGGAAGGTTCTCCCAAATTAGCCCTAATAGCTGTAGGTTTTGCCCATGCTGCAATTGCTATAAGTGTAGCTAAGAAGTATATAGAGCCTAGTGCGTCTTTATTTGCTGGTCATAGTTCAGAAATGGACAAATTTAAACCTAAGTAATCATTCTTTTTTCTAAATAAAATGAAAAGTGAAAGGCTTAACGTATATTTCCCTGGTGTGAGAAGTTATTATATAATAGGCGAGATTGCTATAGTAACTCCTAAGCGTGTTAATGTCGATTATAGTTTAGTTGCTCAGAAAATTATGGAAGCTCACCCTAAGATAAAGGCTGTATATCTTAAAAAGAAGGTAAAAGGCGAATTAAGAACGAACGAATTGGAATTTTTATCTGGAGAAAGAATATCAACTACGATCTATAAGGAGAATGGGGTATTGTTTTATGTAGATATTATGACGGTTTATGTTAATCCTTCTCTTGCTGGAGATAGACTAAAAAATGTAGAACTTGTTGAAGAAGGAAGTGCTATATTAGACGCCTTTACAGGTTATGGAGCTATTGCATTGAATATAGCTCATAAAAAAATGGCTTATGTTGTTGCTGGAGATGTTAATATTCATGGGCTGTATATGCTCAAGAAGTCTTTAGCTCTAAATAAGATAAAGGGCATGATAGATATCGTCCAATATGATGCACATTATCTGCCATTTAGAGACAAGGCCTTTAAGTTGTC of Sulfolobus sp. E5-1-F contains these proteins:
- a CDS encoding NAD(P)/FAD-dependent oxidoreductase, coding for MNEYDMVVIGGGPVGLFGTFYAGLRDMKTLLIDAQDELGGQLISLYPEKIVYDVGGLPGIQAYELAQRLIEQAKMFGPDIRVNEWADMIEKTSDNMWIVKTDKGSYKTKTIFIAAGIGKIVPSRLGAKGEIEYENKGVYYTVRRKKDFEGKRVLVVGGGDSAVDWALTLAPVAKSVTLIHRRDQFRAHERSVKELFRVAKVYVWHELKEVKGDGNKVTQAIIFDNRTKEEKVLDVDSVIISIGYKGDLGNIPKWGVNMKGRDIIVNGRMETNLPGVYAGGDIVQLEGSPKLALIAVGFAHAAIAISVAKKYIEPSASLFAGHSSEMDKFKPK
- a CDS encoding methyltransferase; amino-acid sequence: MKSERLNVYFPGVRSYYIIGEIAIVTPKRVNVDYSLVAQKIMEAHPKIKAVYLKKKVKGELRTNELEFLSGERISTTIYKENGVLFYVDIMTVYVNPSLAGDRLKNVELVEEGSAILDAFTGYGAIALNIAHKKMAYVVAGDVNIHGLYMLKKSLALNKIKGMIDIVQYDAHYLPFRDKAFKLSFGDNPTLIIDFKEELCRVSENVVFYILCESEDKANSSLGKTNWVKINDYSKNLFIFKGLVRC